Proteins from one Chlorogloeopsis sp. ULAP01 genomic window:
- a CDS encoding efflux RND transporter periplasmic adaptor subunit yields the protein MIPPQPRTEFEDSVPETEIQPPRQKRRWLWLLLALLGLMGGGFLLWRLLDPADNQAPTGANAPPPAVPVKVSTVQSGLIEDSSEYIASLESRRSVILQPRIQGQVAQILVRSGDTLKQGDPIIQIDARQQQAALNSVNAAADAASSQLENARATLRSLEAERISNLADVRLNQQEYDRYSNLAAQGAVSRQTRDQYANRLATARANLRAIESRIQAQQASVSQAEKSLQQALANTKEQAVQLQYYRIEAPFAGTVGDIPVKVGDFVSNSTQLVTITQNRPLEVNISVPLERGSQLRKGTPVEIMDAQGRSVGISRVFFISPKVINNTQSILVKALFDNAKGQLRADEYTRVRVIWNQRPGVLIPTTAVTRVAGQNFVYVAQMQQSPKGEFQQVAKQKRVKLGNIKGNTYQVLEGLEPGERIIVSGLLNLTDGAPINPES from the coding sequence ATGATACCCCCTCAGCCTCGAACTGAATTTGAAGATAGTGTTCCAGAGACAGAAATACAGCCACCTCGCCAAAAACGTCGGTGGCTTTGGTTATTGTTAGCCCTACTAGGATTGATGGGTGGAGGCTTTTTGTTGTGGCGTTTACTAGATCCAGCTGATAATCAAGCACCAACAGGTGCTAATGCTCCACCGCCAGCAGTACCAGTTAAGGTATCTACAGTACAATCGGGCTTAATCGAAGATAGCTCAGAGTATATAGCCAGCTTAGAGTCACGTCGCTCGGTAATTCTACAGCCAAGAATTCAGGGACAAGTAGCCCAAATATTGGTGAGATCGGGAGATACACTCAAACAAGGAGATCCAATTATCCAGATAGATGCCAGACAGCAACAGGCAGCACTCAACAGTGTTAATGCAGCAGCTGATGCAGCTAGTTCCCAGTTAGAAAATGCTAGAGCAACCCTGCGTTCTCTAGAAGCAGAACGTATATCTAACCTTGCCGATGTGAGATTAAATCAGCAAGAATACGATCGCTATTCTAATCTTGCTGCTCAAGGAGCAGTTTCTCGACAAACAAGAGATCAGTATGCCAACAGACTAGCAACAGCAAGGGCTAATTTGCGAGCGATTGAATCTAGAATACAAGCGCAGCAGGCTTCTGTCTCCCAAGCAGAAAAATCCTTGCAACAAGCATTAGCTAATACAAAAGAACAAGCTGTTCAACTCCAGTATTACAGAATAGAAGCTCCCTTTGCAGGCACAGTGGGTGACATTCCTGTAAAGGTGGGTGATTTCGTGAGTAATTCTACTCAACTGGTAACCATTACTCAAAATAGACCACTAGAGGTAAATATCTCTGTACCACTTGAGCGCGGATCTCAATTGCGTAAGGGAACACCAGTAGAAATCATGGATGCTCAAGGTCGCAGCGTTGGTATTAGTCGGGTATTTTTTATTTCTCCTAAAGTTATTAATAACACCCAATCCATATTAGTTAAAGCACTTTTTGATAACGCCAAAGGACAATTACGGGCTGATGAATATACTAGGGTAAGAGTAATCTGGAATCAGCGCCCTGGAGTATTAATTCCAACTACGGCAGTAACTCGTGTGGCTGGACAGAATTTTGTTTATGTAGCGCAAATGCAACAATCTCCCAAAGGAGAATTTCAACAGGTAGCAAAACAAAAGCGTGTAAAGTTAGGCAATATTAAGGGCAATACTTATCAAGTTTTAGAAGGATTAGAGCCAGGAGAAAGAATTATTGTCTCAGGGCTACTTAACCTCACAGATGGAGCACCCATCAATCCTGAATCTTAG
- a CDS encoding antibiotic biosynthesis monooxygenase, translated as MPTISKNNDVVTVIIIFAVEPKRQQELINTIIEFLETTVKYQPGFISSSIHKSIDEVRVMNYAQWQTIEDYKAFINNSEVQAKAAKLGNFSKPESHVYEVVVSKPDNANLKISKGGLIHLAEFRVKPENQMRLVELEREYVGVGLQNSGLLSANFHRSLDGVHNVNYGQWRSFADFEELLKDPKYKPLNEYWQGLAENEFHLYEVVYTEPAE; from the coding sequence ATGCCAACTATTTCTAAAAACAACGATGTAGTTACGGTAATAATTATCTTTGCCGTAGAGCCAAAACGTCAGCAGGAATTGATAAACACAATTATTGAATTTCTAGAAACAACAGTGAAATATCAGCCCGGTTTTATCTCATCTAGCATTCATAAAAGTATAGATGAGGTGCGGGTAATGAATTATGCTCAATGGCAAACGATAGAAGACTACAAAGCCTTTATCAATAATTCTGAGGTGCAAGCAAAGGCTGCAAAATTAGGTAACTTTTCTAAACCAGAATCACACGTTTACGAAGTTGTGGTTTCTAAACCGGATAATGCCAATCTAAAAATTAGTAAAGGCGGGTTGATTCACCTTGCTGAATTCCGAGTCAAGCCAGAAAACCAAATGCGCCTAGTGGAACTAGAAAGAGAATACGTAGGAGTGGGTTTGCAAAATTCTGGACTTCTTTCTGCTAATTTTCATCGTTCCCTAGATGGTGTTCACAATGTAAATTATGGACAATGGCGCAGTTTTGCAGATTTTGAAGAATTACTAAAAGATCCAAAATACAAACCCTTGAATGAGTATTGGCAAGGGTTGGCTGAAAATGAATTTCATCTTTACGAAGTTGTTTACACCGAACCTGCTGAATAA
- a CDS encoding VOC family protein, translating into MKTGLAYTRLLVKDWKASFLFYKDVMEFDVAVEDEEDGYAEFKAGDMRLSIFRRQEMAQLIHNADKPPHAECQDTVALIFTVHDVEEEYQQLRHKGVKFIAPPMNNPYFGIKTAYLRDPDGTLIGIYQLLV; encoded by the coding sequence ATGAAAACAGGTTTAGCATACACAAGATTATTGGTAAAAGACTGGAAAGCTAGCTTTTTGTTCTACAAAGATGTGATGGAATTTGACGTTGCTGTAGAAGATGAAGAAGACGGATATGCCGAGTTTAAAGCCGGAGATATGAGGCTAAGTATATTTCGGCGACAAGAAATGGCACAACTAATTCATAATGCCGACAAGCCACCTCATGCTGAATGTCAAGACACTGTAGCATTGATTTTTACAGTCCATGATGTGGAAGAAGAATATCAACAATTAAGACATAAAGGTGTGAAATTTATCGCACCACCCATGAATAATCCCTACTTTGGAATTAAAACGGCTTATCTTCGAGATCCAGACGGAACTCTCATCGGTATATACCAGCTTTTAGTATGA
- the radC gene encoding DNA repair protein RadC: protein MTYCLRIADMPETERPRERLLAHGSKVLSTAELIAILLGTGQGAGKLSAVGLGQYILHELSKCDRDPLAVLRDISAAELMQIPGIGPAKATTILAAIELGKRAFQSRPSDRTVIDSPAVAAAALSQDLMWQTKERLAVLLLDVKNRLLGTQVITIGTATETLAPPREIFREVIRQGATRVIVAHNHPSGNIEPSSEDIELTRQLLAGAQFLGIPLLDHLILGNGNHQSLREITTLWEEYPQGD from the coding sequence ATGACTTATTGTCTCAGAATTGCTGATATGCCTGAGACCGAGCGTCCGCGAGAGCGGTTGTTGGCTCATGGTTCTAAAGTTTTATCCACTGCTGAATTAATTGCAATTCTGCTTGGTACTGGGCAAGGAGCGGGAAAACTCTCTGCTGTAGGTTTGGGACAATACATATTACACGAATTGAGTAAATGCGATCGAGATCCCTTGGCAGTGCTGCGAGATATTAGTGCTGCTGAATTAATGCAAATTCCTGGCATCGGCCCAGCAAAAGCAACTACCATATTGGCAGCAATTGAATTAGGTAAACGTGCTTTTCAGTCTCGTCCTTCGGATCGGACAGTTATTGATAGTCCAGCAGTAGCTGCTGCTGCTCTCAGCCAAGATTTGATGTGGCAAACAAAAGAGCGTTTGGCAGTTTTGCTGTTGGATGTGAAAAATCGCTTGCTAGGAACCCAAGTAATTACTATTGGCACTGCCACCGAAACTTTAGCACCTCCCCGCGAAATTTTTCGAGAAGTGATTCGCCAAGGGGCAACACGAGTTATAGTTGCGCATAATCATCCTTCAGGTAATATTGAACCGAGTAGCGAAGATATCGAACTTACCCGGCAGTTGCTAGCAGGGGCGCAATTTTTGGGTATTCCACTGCTAGATCATTTAATTTTAGGTAATGGCAATCATCAAAGTTTGCGGGAAATTACAACTTTGTGGGAGGAGTATCCCCAGGGAGATTGA
- a CDS encoding cation:proton antiporter: MLTNSLTWVTSFTSSQIIPLLATATESDSAAIMAGVLISLIVIYLASIIGAEICARLNMPPVLGQLLGGLVVGISAFHLLVFPEGGGDSSSSLIINFLIATTGLSLDGAAATFQINSEVISVLAEIGVVILLFEIGLESDLKELLKVGSYSAIVAFVGVAAPFFGGTLGLVYLFGVPTVPAIFAGATLTATSIGITAKVLAELQYLNRKEGRIIIGAAVLDDVLGIIILAVVASLAKTGEVELTNVLYLIISAVVFLVGAVLLGRLFNPYFVKIVDELRTRGQLLIPALIFAFVLSYIATAIKLEAILGAFTAGLVLAETQKCRALKNQVIPIADILVPIFFVVVSAKTNIGVLNPFVPENREGLIIAAFLIVVAIVGKVISGFAVFDREETNRLAIGVGMIPRGEVGLVFAGIGSTTGVLSGSLDAAIIVMVILTTFLAPPLLSFVFQKPEQVAVESK, translated from the coding sequence ATGTTAACAAATTCTTTAACCTGGGTGACTTCTTTTACCTCTAGCCAAATTATTCCTCTGTTGGCAACTGCCACAGAATCAGACAGTGCAGCCATCATGGCAGGAGTGCTGATTAGTTTGATCGTAATTTATCTTGCCAGTATTATTGGTGCTGAGATTTGCGCTCGCTTAAATATGCCGCCAGTTTTAGGACAATTACTCGGTGGGCTTGTGGTGGGAATATCTGCATTTCACTTATTAGTATTTCCTGAGGGGGGAGGTGATAGTAGTAGTTCCCTCATCATTAATTTTTTAATAGCCACTACAGGTTTAAGTTTGGATGGAGCAGCAGCTACATTTCAAATCAATAGCGAAGTCATTTCAGTATTGGCAGAAATAGGTGTAGTAATTCTACTATTTGAAATTGGTTTGGAATCAGATTTAAAAGAACTACTGAAAGTAGGGTCTTACTCAGCGATCGTTGCATTCGTAGGAGTAGCCGCGCCCTTTTTTGGTGGAACTTTAGGATTAGTTTACTTGTTTGGTGTACCCACTGTTCCAGCAATTTTTGCTGGTGCCACTCTTACCGCAACCAGTATTGGAATTACAGCTAAAGTTTTAGCAGAACTACAATATCTCAATCGTAAAGAAGGACGAATTATTATTGGCGCTGCTGTTTTAGATGATGTTCTTGGCATTATTATTCTTGCTGTTGTTGCAAGTCTGGCAAAAACTGGAGAAGTAGAACTGACGAATGTACTATATTTGATTATCAGTGCAGTAGTATTCTTAGTCGGAGCAGTTTTACTTGGTCGTCTTTTCAATCCTTACTTTGTCAAAATTGTCGATGAGTTGAGAACTCGCGGTCAGTTGTTAATTCCGGCTTTAATTTTTGCTTTTGTTTTGTCCTACATTGCTACAGCTATTAAATTAGAAGCAATTTTAGGAGCATTTACTGCTGGTTTAGTATTAGCAGAAACTCAAAAATGTCGAGCGTTAAAAAACCAAGTTATTCCCATTGCAGATATACTAGTACCTATTTTCTTTGTGGTTGTAAGTGCCAAAACTAATATTGGCGTCTTAAATCCATTTGTACCCGAAAATCGCGAAGGTCTGATTATCGCTGCATTCTTAATTGTGGTAGCAATTGTAGGCAAAGTAATCAGCGGTTTTGCAGTATTCGACCGAGAAGAAACTAATCGATTAGCAATTGGTGTTGGCATGATTCCACGGGGAGAAGTAGGACTGGTATTTGCAGGTATCGGCTCAACAACTGGAGTTTTATCTGGTTCGTTAGATGCTGCAATTATTGTGATGGTAATTTTGACAACTTTTTTAGCACCACCCTTACTATCGTTTGTATTTCAAAAGCCAGAACAGGTGGCTGTCGAATCTAAATAA
- a CDS encoding efflux RND transporter permease subunit: MFVDFFIKRPVFTSVCAIIILLVGLISIPTLPTEQYPEISPTQVEVTANYVGASSEIVENTVTTVLERQINGVEGMKYITSSSSNNGTSTITVTFDAARDPDIAAVDVQNRVSLAEPQLPDPVRQTGVTVRKQSTNILLAIGLYSDQGEYDTVFLSNYADLYIADALKRIEGVSEARIFGERRYAMRLWLDPNRLASRNLTAQDVIDALNEQNIQVGAGQIGQQPAPSDQMYQIDLRAISRLTDVAEFEDIVLKTGDNGTLVKLKDVGRAELGAENYSSFLRFRGNEGVGLGIFTIPGSNVLDVARAVKAEMAQLAQKFPPGMEYQVAFDTTSFVEASLSEVVSTLLLAIALVILVIFLFLQDWRTTLIPVVTIPLALIGTFAFVKAFNFSINTLTLFGLTLATGMVVDDAIVVVENISRLIQQEGMSPRRAASVAMQELFGAVIATSLVLMAVFVPVAFFPGATGQIYKQFALTIAFSIVISTFLAITLTPSLSALLLRRKPPQRGILGWVFGKFNSFQDSMRHRYEWFLNRLVRVKAIVIALFVLSLVLTGWLYTQVPTSFLPDEDQGYFITIIQGPEGVSLNYTSKVMQQAEAEILKLPEVTGTFAVGGFSFSGSTANNGVIFTTLKPWDQRRNQPVQAIIGNLQGKLSGITEARVLPVNPPTIRGLGSFSGFQYQLQDRAGNSDLETMLQVMGQLLQQGNQTPGLQAVFSTFAANTPQMLIEVDRNRAKALNVDVDEIFNTLQSYLGSRYVNDFNYERRTYRVYVQADAQFRSNPQDINKLYVRSADDQMIPLGNLVKLTPTTGAQTINHYNLFRSIEINGSPDPGYSSGQAIQAMEQVSQKVLPTTFGYEWTGIAAEEIESGGLAPLIFGLGLVFVFLVLAAQYENYIDPLIIMLSVPLAIFGALLAQSLRGLDNDIFCQVGLVMLIGLASKNAILIVEFANQLHEQGLSITKAAVQAAQERLRPILMTAISTLLGIFPLVIATGAGAGSRQSLGTAVFGGMLVATFLSLFVVPILYIVIGTIRDRLFSRRRPPQPPQHLEDDGRVSTEIYR; this comes from the coding sequence ATGTTTGTTGACTTCTTTATTAAGCGACCTGTTTTCACCAGTGTCTGCGCCATCATCATTTTGTTGGTAGGTTTAATTAGTATACCTACCCTACCTACAGAACAGTATCCAGAAATTAGTCCAACCCAAGTAGAGGTTACTGCTAACTATGTTGGCGCAAGTTCTGAAATTGTAGAAAACACTGTTACCACTGTCTTAGAACGACAGATTAACGGTGTTGAAGGCATGAAGTACATAACTTCTAGCAGTAGTAACAACGGTACTAGTACGATTACAGTCACTTTTGATGCTGCGCGAGATCCAGATATTGCCGCCGTTGATGTGCAAAATCGTGTTTCGTTGGCTGAACCACAACTGCCAGATCCAGTCAGACAAACTGGAGTTACTGTCAGAAAGCAGTCCACTAACATCTTATTAGCGATCGGGCTGTATAGCGATCAAGGAGAGTACGACACCGTCTTTTTAAGTAATTATGCTGACCTTTATATAGCAGATGCACTCAAAAGAATTGAAGGTGTAAGTGAGGCGCGGATTTTTGGCGAACGTCGCTATGCAATGCGTCTGTGGCTTGATCCTAATCGACTTGCTAGCCGCAACCTCACCGCTCAAGATGTCATAGATGCTCTCAACGAACAAAATATCCAAGTGGGTGCCGGGCAAATTGGTCAGCAGCCAGCCCCATCTGATCAAATGTATCAAATAGATTTACGTGCTATCAGTAGACTTACGGATGTTGCGGAATTTGAGGACATAGTGCTCAAAACCGGTGACAACGGGACACTGGTTAAGCTTAAGGATGTAGGACGAGCCGAACTAGGAGCCGAAAATTATAGTTCTTTCCTGCGATTTAGAGGCAATGAGGGTGTAGGTCTTGGTATATTTACTATCCCAGGAAGTAACGTACTAGACGTAGCTAGAGCAGTCAAAGCCGAAATGGCACAACTTGCTCAAAAGTTTCCACCGGGAATGGAATATCAAGTTGCTTTTGATACCACTAGTTTTGTAGAAGCATCGCTCTCGGAAGTAGTCTCGACTTTATTACTGGCGATCGCTCTGGTGATCCTAGTAATTTTTCTTTTCTTACAGGATTGGCGCACAACTTTAATTCCCGTTGTTACTATTCCCCTAGCACTAATTGGTACATTTGCCTTTGTCAAAGCCTTTAATTTTTCCATCAACACCTTGACATTATTTGGTCTTACCTTGGCAACAGGGATGGTAGTTGATGATGCCATTGTCGTAGTAGAAAATATCTCGCGCTTGATTCAGCAAGAGGGAATGTCACCTCGACGAGCTGCATCAGTAGCAATGCAGGAATTATTTGGGGCAGTAATTGCCACTTCATTGGTACTAATGGCTGTATTTGTCCCTGTCGCATTCTTTCCAGGAGCTACCGGACAAATATACAAACAATTTGCTTTAACAATTGCTTTTTCTATCGTTATTTCTACTTTTCTTGCCATTACCCTCACACCTTCTTTGTCTGCCTTACTGCTACGGCGCAAACCCCCACAACGCGGCATTTTAGGTTGGGTATTTGGTAAGTTTAACTCGTTCCAAGACTCAATGCGTCACAGATATGAGTGGTTCCTCAACCGCTTGGTAAGAGTGAAAGCAATTGTCATCGCACTGTTTGTTTTATCCTTGGTATTGACAGGTTGGCTTTATACCCAAGTACCTACATCATTTCTTCCCGATGAAGACCAAGGTTACTTCATTACGATTATTCAAGGGCCAGAGGGAGTTTCGCTGAACTACACTAGCAAAGTGATGCAGCAAGCTGAAGCAGAAATTCTCAAATTGCCGGAAGTCACAGGCACATTTGCTGTTGGTGGATTTAGTTTTAGTGGCAGCACAGCTAACAACGGTGTAATTTTTACAACCCTCAAGCCTTGGGATCAACGCCGCAATCAGCCAGTGCAGGCAATCATCGGCAATTTGCAAGGTAAATTATCAGGAATTACTGAAGCAAGAGTTTTGCCAGTCAATCCACCCACAATTCGAGGTTTAGGTAGTTTTAGTGGTTTTCAATATCAGCTACAAGATAGAGCTGGTAACAGCGACTTGGAAACCATGCTGCAAGTAATGGGGCAGTTACTTCAGCAAGGTAATCAAACACCAGGATTACAAGCTGTATTTAGCACGTTCGCTGCCAATACTCCCCAAATGTTGATTGAAGTTGATCGCAATCGCGCTAAGGCTCTCAATGTTGACGTAGATGAAATATTTAATACTCTCCAGAGTTACTTAGGTTCGCGATATGTAAATGACTTTAATTATGAACGACGGACTTACCGGGTATATGTTCAAGCAGATGCTCAGTTTCGCTCCAATCCACAGGATATTAATAAACTGTATGTTCGCTCTGCTGACGATCAAATGATTCCTCTGGGCAATCTTGTTAAACTCACTCCTACTACTGGAGCACAAACAATTAATCACTACAACTTGTTCCGCTCAATTGAAATTAACGGCTCACCAGATCCTGGCTACAGCTCAGGACAAGCAATTCAAGCGATGGAACAAGTATCGCAAAAGGTATTACCAACAACTTTTGGTTATGAATGGACAGGGATAGCAGCAGAAGAAATAGAATCAGGCGGACTTGCACCCTTAATTTTTGGTTTGGGACTTGTTTTCGTTTTCTTAGTATTAGCTGCCCAGTACGAAAATTATATTGATCCGTTAATTATTATGCTCTCGGTTCCCCTAGCTATCTTTGGGGCGCTGTTGGCACAGTCATTGCGGGGACTTGATAACGATATCTTTTGCCAAGTTGGATTGGTAATGTTGATTGGTTTAGCAAGTAAGAATGCTATTTTGATTGTAGAATTTGCCAACCAACTACACGAGCAAGGGCTTTCGATTACCAAAGCTGCCGTACAAGCAGCTCAAGAGCGCTTGCGTCCAATTCTCATGACTGCCATTTCTACCTTATTGGGAATTTTCCCCTTGGTGATTGCCACTGGAGCAGGGGCTGGTAGTCGCCAATCTCTTGGTACAGCAGTGTTTGGCGGAATGCTTGTTGCCACCTTCTTAAGTTTATTTGTGGTGCCAATTTTATACATCGTGATTGGAACAATACGCGATCGCTTATTTTCGCGTCGTCGTCCACCTCAACCACCACAACATCTAGAAGATGATGGACGAGTTTCTACTGAAATATATCGCTAA
- a CDS encoding sodium:proton antiporter: MAIESAVGEVGIEQNLKQFLLVLSVSLSVATLPQVISWFRQIPYTLLLVIAGLGLALVDVRLVNLSPELILAIFLPPLLFEAAWNLKWSNLKRDLVPICLYAVIGVLISIAGVALGLNLLAHLPLTTALLVGASLSATDPVSVTALFRELGVDKRLTTLMEGESLFNDGMAVVAFSFLVALPLGTAQLAVRPVLLQLFAVVGIGLAVGGLIGFGISYLTQRFDLPLVEQSLTLVSAYGTYIIAEEFGGSGVIAVVTTGLILGNFGSRIGMNPRTRVIVSEFWEFLAFFVNSIVFLLIGDQVRFTHLGENLAIIAVTVAGMVLARAIAVYGLGLISNRLVNSDISLAQQTVLWWGGLRGSVSIALALSVPNILSEREDVIATVFGVVLFTLLVQGLTTKPLLEKLNLLGDQPLRQQYLELVARQTALKRVLRYLEQIEERPGLDPEFYRYQETLIKGELRRLEEQIDKLQDEYPNLRTFTAEQLRMELLAVEADTYAEFVRSGRLNQELAPMLEDVLEDEL; encoded by the coding sequence ATGGCAATCGAATCTGCCGTAGGCGAAGTTGGAATCGAGCAAAATTTAAAGCAATTTCTACTTGTACTCTCAGTTTCCTTGAGCGTGGCGACTTTACCGCAAGTTATTAGCTGGTTTCGTCAAATTCCCTACACTTTACTCTTGGTAATTGCTGGATTGGGATTGGCGCTAGTGGATGTGCGTTTAGTTAATCTTTCCCCGGAGTTGATTCTGGCAATTTTTCTGCCACCTTTACTATTTGAAGCTGCTTGGAATTTAAAATGGTCTAATTTAAAGCGGGATTTAGTGCCTATCTGCCTTTATGCGGTGATCGGAGTGCTAATTTCCATTGCAGGTGTAGCGCTAGGTTTGAATTTATTAGCACACCTGCCACTAACAACAGCATTGCTAGTAGGAGCAAGTTTGTCTGCCACCGATCCGGTTTCAGTCACAGCTTTGTTTCGAGAACTGGGAGTAGACAAGCGTCTCACAACACTGATGGAGGGCGAGAGTTTATTTAATGATGGTATGGCAGTTGTGGCTTTTAGTTTCCTAGTTGCCTTACCGTTGGGAACAGCACAATTAGCAGTACGACCTGTATTATTACAACTGTTTGCAGTTGTTGGGATCGGTTTAGCAGTAGGTGGTTTGATTGGGTTTGGAATCTCTTACCTAACGCAAAGATTTGATTTACCGCTAGTGGAACAATCTTTAACTCTCGTCTCCGCTTACGGAACTTATATTATTGCTGAAGAATTTGGTGGATCTGGGGTAATAGCAGTTGTCACCACTGGCTTGATATTAGGTAATTTTGGTTCCCGAATTGGTATGAACCCGCGTACACGGGTAATTGTCAGCGAATTTTGGGAATTTCTGGCTTTTTTTGTTAATTCTATTGTTTTTCTATTGATTGGTGATCAAGTTAGATTTACCCATTTAGGAGAAAATCTGGCAATTATTGCTGTTACCGTTGCCGGGATGGTTTTAGCACGAGCGATCGCTGTTTATGGTTTAGGGTTGATCAGCAATCGCCTCGTCAACTCTGACATTTCCTTAGCACAACAAACTGTATTGTGGTGGGGAGGTTTGCGAGGCTCTGTCTCCATCGCTCTAGCATTGAGCGTACCGAATATCCTCAGTGAACGAGAAGATGTAATTGCTACGGTATTTGGAGTAGTATTATTTACACTTTTGGTGCAGGGATTAACTACCAAGCCTTTGTTAGAAAAACTCAATCTTTTAGGCGATCAGCCCCTGCGACAACAATATTTAGAGTTAGTGGCTCGCCAAACTGCTCTTAAACGTGTTTTAAGATACCTGGAACAAATAGAAGAACGCCCAGGATTGGATCCAGAATTTTACCGCTATCAGGAAACTTTAATTAAAGGCGAACTGCGACGGTTGGAGGAGCAAATTGATAAATTACAAGATGAATACCCCAACTTGCGAACCTTCACTGCTGAACAGCTGCGAATGGAATTGCTGGCTGTAGAGGCAGATACTTACGCAGAATTTGTGCGATCGGGTAGGTTAAATCAAGAACTTGCTCCTATGCTTGAGGATGTTTTAGAGGATGAGCTTTAA